Proteins encoded within one genomic window of Besnoitia besnoiti strain Bb-Ger1 chromosome II, whole genome shotgun sequence:
- a CDS encoding hypothetical protein (encoded by transcript BESB_040050) translates to MRDTTLVISEFEGKEEVTAHRADPLQALYSTVKSGEVESDVKLDMTIAGLLASRTRAAWGYDESPLDETAAQHRRTNV, encoded by the exons ATGAGGGACACAACTTTAGTCATATCGGAATTTGAGGGCAAAGAGGAGGTCACCGCTCACCGCGCAGATCCCCTGCAAGCTCTCTACTCTACGGTGAAGAGCGGTGAAGTTGAATCTGATGTCAAACTGGACATGACTATTGCAGGCCTGCTGGCGAGCAGGACGCGAG CCGCATGGGGCTATGACGAAAGCCCGCTCGACGAGACGGCTGCACAGCATCGGCGCACGAATGTGTAG
- a CDS encoding hypothetical protein (encoded by transcript BESB_040060), protein MVESSSSAAAAGAAGSLLLPGGSMETLLRRTSLGGAGIRVPCPLCSSVACSSCACFALPPASSVPARSFSTLSAKRPNSSCTGAHAHAGDARLPAGGASPGRAVEPADDFFEVDDLACLLSRNSSWTRVAVQLPTEMLAEAPWLSHRLRTACKNSRDSLCSVLARGAETPSPACAGGPGAAGRGGDVSRERGAPERDAATPQGAAVRRANLAGEEIETEDQLRKRIKMGMKAGDASKPGATAEDGGGVADAHQKETCGGGNDPARCKPATVLAKEEKRKGGVAPTFFLLGDTVHSSCCADQIAASHIEPHALIHYGYSCVSWPATSPPYPILYRYTSLPLNVSHFSCSLCRRLKQLRAENQAAGRDVEPRTHSRGGSPSPGRSPRRAQADAPQSASRGEGTGRGPSLTFVSSALGDGLSLSAALQQSSSSLAFRGRVGPTAPPSTFRPVSSLSGGGIFFRSSASAPLVLVYDVRYQYALPCILQHLASLFLAPSPPSSVSTTPPLSSPASGTPPLHPVRSPAPHSNGGDSVEGTAYSSGSSSPRTYAFCATSEHSLQAAADALAAAEGQQHQAALGDRGRQREKAPLRGIEQGGPLVLGCEIASGGGSRMAVVGNAMQPAAPRELSPERDGSDWRHCSPSPSASSDLIKRVGGGAGDWQPTSLCVALAPSACLPSSKSFNLRTLEPLSQRAAQQVEKLEEEEELDPSELQRRQFSSLTISFASPSASMTLQSASTPGAASAGPAAASAEPPSPAPPPTWLFSLPFSWTPRLVFLGPQLQPAQRLLQQQAAARVAGGKAGGGEGFSVRAAGASLRLSLNAYTTVAGRFVFQVFYRTFDRTVGLAPVLPLPSCIGRGASSSKRAKAPSARPEFVPIDVALGGWSAVADCGAGGRERGGEVAFLYLGPTVDSAPSESQPVQPAGAARFTYTSASHPAAYSFATALAGVSGEGPAGGGACQASPSLVVERVFEGNETLAGWRSYREMRRKLVPSPLLLRLLLRYGGGDRARVLSYDPTFFTGPPNQEHLVQQFQRLQLVDQQREEEDAELLLLSPDTTADEAEDLPDEGSRRRRRPRTLFGGVDRRRAASPSFWSQQEEEELAALDGVGEEEKDYFRASLCILDEVDRASLASQKQYARVTPFAETTTCAALLLLGSQVYGQPSVLAYVQKKLQDMGREDDDRQPRHVVRIAMGEVTPAKLLNFEEVDAACLFGCPELCLRLQQEQKYRGISQLLVLPIDALVATDEAFPWSPSRLMIEADELSQEIAAVCASQQRPKAPRAPEEPEKREEGESAYASLSEQLSEDLVERAGQGSAGEQRAHTDVAKEKANGWEVALRGGSDALQCVLGQDVLRTNAARNYKGVTFGEEAVQEQGKYERFPPAQEILEGLSGVASGYDKEKHDRTREREEAGAE, encoded by the exons aTGGTAGAAAGCTcctcctcggctgcggctgccgggGCTGCGGGttccctgctgctgccgggCGGCTCCATGGAGACCCTGCTTCGGCGCACGAGTCTGGGCGGTGCGGGCATTCGCGTGCCTTGTCCGTTGtgcagcagcgtcgcctgcagcagctgcgcgtgcttcgcgctgccgccggcgtcgagTGTCCCTGCGCGGTCTTTCTCCACGCTCTCCGCCAAGCGCCCCAACAGCAGCTGTAccggcgcgcatgcacatgcgggcgacgcccgcctccccgccggcggagcctcgccagggcgcgccgtcgagccCGCAGACGACTTCTTCGAAGTCGACGACCTCGCGTGCCTCTTGAGCCGCAACAGTTCATggacgcgcgtcgccgttcaGCTGCCGACGGAGATGCTCGCTGAGGCGCCCTGGCTCTCTCACAGACTCCGCACGGCCTGCAAAAACAGTCGAGACTCTCTGTGCAGTGTGCtagcccgcggcgcggagacgccctcgccggctTGCGCCGGGGGtccgggcgccgccggaagGGGTGGCGACGTCTCTCGTGAGCGCGGGGCGCccgagagggacgcggccacgccgcaaggcgccgccgtcaggAGGGCGAATCTCGCGGGAGAGGAAATCGAAACCGAAGACCAACTCCGAAAGAGAATTAAGATGGGAATGAAAGCGGGCGATGCTTCGAAACCGGGAGCGACGGCCGAGGACGGAGGGGGCGTCGCGGACGCTCACCAGAAGGAgacgtgcggcggcggtAACGACCCCGCCAGATGCAAGCCCGCCACCGTACTGGCTaaagaggagaagcggaagggcggcgtcgcgccgacgTTTTTTCTCCTCGGAGACACTGTTCACAGCAGTTGCTGTGCCGATCAGATCGCCGCCTCCCACATTGAGCCCC ACGCTCTGATCCACTACGGCTACTCGTGCGTGAGCTGGCCGGCGACCAGCCCGCCGTACCCCATTCTGTACCGCTACACGTCTCTCCCGCTCAATGTGTCGCACTTTTCGTGTTCGCTGTGTCGGaggctgaagcagctgcgcgctgAGAACCAGGCCGCTGGGCGAGATGTCGAGCCGCGGACGCACTCGCGGGggggctcgccgtctccaggTCGCAGCCCGCGTCGAGCCcaagcagacgcgccgcagagcgcaaGTCGGGGCGAGGGAACGGGGCGCGGGCCGTCGCTGACGTTTGTCTCTTCGGCTCTGGGAGACGGTCtttcgctctccgccgctctgcagcagtcctcgtcgtctctggcGTTCCGAGGCCGCGTAGGGCCtacggcgccgccctccactttccgccctgtctcctcgctaTCCGGCGGGGGGATTTTCTTCaggtcttccgcgtcggctCCTCTCGTTCTTGTGTACGATGTCAGGTATCAGTACGCGCTGCCCTGCATTTTGCAGcacctcgcctcgctctttctcgcgccatcgccgccgtcctctgtCTCCACGACGCCGCCACTGTCTTCCCCGGCCTCAgggacgccgccgctgcatccCGTCCGCAGCCCCGCCCCGCACAGCAACGGAGGAGACTCAGTCGAAGGGACGGCTTACTCTTCCggctcgtcctcgccgcgcaccTACGCATTTTGTGCAACGAGCGAACATTCTctccaggcggcggccgacgccctcgcggccgcagaagggcagcagcaccaagccgcgctcggcgaccGAGGCAGGCAGAGGGAAAAGGCACCCCTGCGCGGTATTGAACAAGGCGGCCCGCTCGTTCTCGGCTGTGAAATCGCCAGTGGAGGCGGTTCGCGCATGGCTGTTGTCGGCAACGCGATGcagccggctgcgcctcgagaACTGTCCCCCGAGCGAGATGGCAGCGACTGGAGACactgctcgccctcgccttccgcgtcctcagaCCTCATCaagcgcgtcggcggcggcgcaggcgactggCAACCGACCAGTCTGTGCGTGGCGTTGGCGCCGAGTGCGTGCCTGCCGTCCTCGAAGAGCTTCAACCTCCGCACTTTGGAGCCCTTGAgccagcgagcggcgc aGCAGGTTGAGAaactggaggaggaggaggagctggaTCCCTCGGAGCTGCAGCGTAGACAGTTCTCGTCGCTCACGATCTCGTTCGCAAGCCCCAGCGCTTCGATGACTCTCCAGAGTGCCTCGACGCCGGGGGCGGCTTCGGCGGGTCCTgcggcggcttcggcggagccgccttcgcccgctCCCCCGCCGACTTGGTTGTTCTCGCTTCCCTTCTcgtggacgccgcggctggtGTTTCTGGgaccgcagctgcagccggcgcagaggctccttcagcagcaggcggcggcccgGGTAGCAGGAGGGAAGGCGGGAGGAGGGGAAGGGTTCTCTGtgcgagccgcgggcgcgagttTGCGTCTGTCGCTCAACGCGTACACGACAGTCGCAGggcgcttcgtcttccaAGTTTTCTACCGGACCTTCGACCGCACCGTAGGCTTGGCGCCGGTGCTGCCGCTCCCGAGCTGCATCGGCAGAGGAGCGTCCTCCTCAAagcgggcgaaggcgccttcggcgcgcccTGAGTTCGTCCCCATCGACGTGGCGCTCGGCGGTTGGTCCGCGGTGgccgactgcggcgccgggggtcgcgagcgcggcggcgaggtcgCGTTTCTCTATCTAGGCCCCACAGTGGACTCTGCGCCCAGCGAGAGCCAGCCCGTCCagccggcaggcgctgcgcggttCACGTATACGTCTGCGTCGCATCCTGCCGCGTACTCTTTCGCGACGGCGCTGGCTGGGGTCTCCGGCGAAGGGCCtgccgggggcggcgcgtgtcAGGCCTCGCCGAGCCTCGTCGTGGAGCGCGTGTTTGAAGGCAACGAGACGCTGGCAGGGTGGCGGAGCTACCGGGAGATGCGAAGGAAACTCgtgccgtctccgcttctcctccGGCTCCTGTTGAGGTatggcggcggagaccgcgcgcgcgtgctgagCTACGACCCGACTTTCTTCACGGGGCCACCGAACCAGGAACACCTCGTTCAGCAGttccagcggctgcagcttgTGGATCAacagcgcgaggaagaagacgccgagctgcttctgcttTCCCCCGACACGACCGCCGACGAGGCTGAGGACTTGCCTGACGAGGGctccaggcgccggcgcagaccgCGGACGCTCTTTGGCGGGGTCGACAGGAGGAGAGCGGCCTCCCCGTCCTTTTGGTCGCagcaagaggaggaagaacttgcggcgctcgacggcgtgggagaagaggagaaggactacttccgcgcctcgctgtgcATCCTGGACGAAGTCGATCGCGCCTCGCTTGCGAGTCAGAAGCAGTACGCGCGGGTGACGCCGTTCGCGGAAACCACAACCTGCGCCGCTTTGCTGCTTCTGGGGTCGCAGGTCTACGGCCAGCCAAGCGTGTTGGCGTACGTGCAGAAGAAACTGCAGGACATGGGgagggaagacgacgacaggcagccgcgccacgTCGTCCGCATCGCCATGGGCGAGGTGACGCCTGCGAAGCTTCTGAACTTCGAGGAAGTCGAcgccgcgtgtctctttGGCTGCCCCGAGCTGTGTCTTCGCCTCCAGCAGGAACAAAAGTATCGCGGCATTTCTcagctcctcgtcctccccaTTGATGCGCTGGTCGCCACAGATGAAGCGTTCCCCTGGTCGCCGTCAAGGCTGATGATTGAGGCCGATGAACTCAGCCAGGAAATTGCCGCAGTCTGTGCGTCTCAGCAGCGCCCCAAGGCCCCCCGCGCTCCCGAAGAACCAGAGaagcgcgaagagggcgaaagCGCTTACGCTTCCCTGTCTGAACAGCTTTCTGAAGACCTTGTGGAGCGTGCTGGACAAGGCAGTGCAGGAGAGCAGCGCGCACACACAGATGTCGCGAAGGAGAAAGCGAACGGCTGGGAGGTGGCGCTCAGGGGCGGTTCCGATGCGCTTCAATGTGTCTTGGGGCAAGATGTGCTTCGAACGAATGCCGCGCGGAACTACAAGGGTGTCACGTttggcgaggaggcggtcCAGGAGCAGGGAAAGTACGAACGAttcccgccggcgcaggagaTTCTTGAAGGCCTCTCtggcgtcgccagcggctATGACAAAGAGAAACACGACAGGACgcgggagcgcgaggaggcgggggccGAGTGA